Genomic DNA from Edaphobacter lichenicola:
TCATCATCTTCACCGCCGCGCCATATTGAATCCGCATACAACAGCCAGAAGGGTGAGGCGTCGGTTCCCGTGGTGAGATTGATGTAGATATCCGGCTTCTCCTGACGCAGCTCGCCGATCAGATGAATCATGGCGTCAAAGTCACTGTCGAACCGGCTTCCCCGGAAGACGGTATTGGCATTGCCAGTTCCATCGAACTTGAACTGATTGACACCGTACTTGCGGATCATCTCAACACACGCATCGCGGAAGGCGTCGTAGTACTTTGGCCCGGAGAGAGCATACCCGCCTGAAACAATCTCATACCCGGCCGCTTTGCCAAACTCAATGCGCTCCTGCTTGGGCTTGTCATATCCTCCCCAGGGGGAAAGCCACACGCCGGGAGCGGCCCCCAACTTTGCCGCCGCTTCCGTCACCCCGGTAAAGCCGTCAGGAAATCCCTTGTTGAACTTCCACAAGGAAGCATGATTATCCCAGCCATCATCGAACAAGAAGGAATCAAGCTTCGCGCCGCGCTTTTCCTGCAACTCACGGCCAAAGGTATTCACGCGATCAATCGCCTGCGCCTGATCGTAAGGATTAAAGTACCCAATGTCGTACCAGGAGTTGTAGTGCAGAAAGGTGCGATAGGGATGTGCCCGCTCGCGTTCGAGATACGCAAGAAACGCTCTCCGCATCTGGCCTGTAGGAGCTACACCGATCACGGAAGAGTACTGGATCGACTGGCCTTTCGGCAGAGGCAACGCGCGCTCCAGATCGGCGAGCGCGTGGCCTCTCACCTTTTGAACCAGCGCGAGTGGGTGCTCAAAGCCGAAGTAGAAGTTGCCATCAACAATAGGACTGCCTGCCACCGTTCCAGAGACCTGCGCTTCCGGAAGGTCCAGGTCGATCATGCGAACATCACGAATCGCAAGAGCATTCTGCGGCGCCGAAACCACAATGATCTGACGAAAGTAGTTCGACCCGTCTCGAAGCACAAACGAAACGTCAACGCGCAGATCGCCCGTTTTATTCTCAAGCACACCTTCAAACACCTTCCCGTCAATCTCGTCCGAGTAGCGAGAAACGTTCGGCTGTCCCTTCAGATCGTGAACCATTGGCGGTGCCGCGAAGTGAAGGTCTTGCGAACGCACGATCGAACCGTCGGCGAAGCGAAGACTAAAGGACGACGGCACCGAAACCGTGCGCTTATCCCGCAGATCCGTCACAGAGATATCACTCAAGCGAGTGTCCGCGACAGTCCATCTGGCTTCGACGGCGCTGTCTCTCAGGAAGTACTTGCCTCCATCGTTATGAGACGTTACCGCGCCCGCATCGAACAAATCCTGCGCAGACCCGGACACCGCACTACCAACACACAACAAAGTGGCACTGGAGATCCAACTCAGAAACATACGTACTTGCCGGGATCGCATAGAGATTGTCTTGCCGCCTTTTCCAAGAGATTGTTTCCCAGAACGTGTCTGGAACTTCATTACATCGAAAAAGAAGTATAACGAAATAAAAGATAATCGGTCTTGTTTTTGAGCCTATTTATTTGTGAGGTCTCAGGAAGCAGGATTATGAGCGAGTTCGTTTGAGTGAGTGCAATCGAGCACGGAAGAAATCCGTCTCTCACGGGCGCAACCTTGCGTGCGATCAGAACAATCCGTTGACAAGATCAACGTGCGACGTTCGCGGCTTGAATCCCGCCTCATTGAGAGCGTGATCCTAGACCAAAGTCAGCTTGAGACCCAGATCCCGTATTCCTTCC
This window encodes:
- a CDS encoding alpha-galactosidase; this encodes MSDISVTDLRDKRTVSVPSSFSLRFADGSIVRSQDLHFAAPPMVHDLKGQPNVSRYSDEIDGKVFEGVLENKTGDLRVDVSFVLRDGSNYFRQIIVVSAPQNALAIRDVRMIDLDLPEAQVSGTVAGSPIVDGNFYFGFEHPLALVQKVRGHALADLERALPLPKGQSIQYSSVIGVAPTGQMRRAFLAYLERERAHPYRTFLHYNSWYDIGYFNPYDQAQAIDRVNTFGRELQEKRGAKLDSFLFDDGWDNHASLWKFNKGFPDGFTGVTEAAAKLGAAPGVWLSPWGGYDKPKQERIEFGKAAGYEIVSGGYALSGPKYYDAFRDACVEMIRKYGVNQFKFDGTGNANTVFRGSRFDSDFDAMIHLIGELRQEKPDIYINLTTGTDASPFWLLYADSIWRGGEDDDYAGVGSNRERWITYRDADTYAHIVSRGPLYPLNSLMLHGIIFAKEERFLNTDPGNDFTNEVHDYFGTGTQLQELYITPSLLTTSNWDVLAEAAKWSRHNSDVLKDTHWVGGDPNWLNVYGWASWSPKKSILVLRNPSDKPQSITIDLRKALELPAGASESYSAKSPWKSDEGKAALSLSARTPHQFDLGPFEVLTLDLQPK